Genomic window (Gemmatimonadales bacterium):
TTCCATTCTCTGCAATCGGCTAGTGCTTCATCACCTGGCCACGGATCTCACCGTTCGGGTTCGTGGCGGTGTGGACGTTTACGTACGCATTGCCGTTGTTCAGGAGCGTCTTCAGCGAATCGCCGGAGATTCCCGGGTTGGCTCCCTTCCTCAGGTCAAGCGTTCCCGATGCCACCGTGCCGTCCTTGATATGCTTGACGGTGAACGTGTAGACCGGCGGACCGGCTACGCCCGCGGCCCCGACATGGATGTGCGCCGCGGTCGCAGTGTTGGAAAGATTATGGACAGTCACGTCGTAATGGAGCATCGAACCGGTCAGCGTGAGGGTGGCGGTACCGGTTGCGGTCGACGTTGTTGCGGGGGTCTCGCTCGCACCGGACATCTCGGCGGTGTACTTGACGCTCTGGGCATGATGGATAACCGGACGCGGCCCGGGGGCGGCGGCGAGTCCGATAACGGCGATGGTCATGAACATGTGATCCTCGGAGTGTTGGACGGCTCCGGGGACGACGGTCAGTCGGTCGGACGCACCGCAGATGCTATTGCGGGTGCGCTCCCGTCAGCAGCTTGGTCAGGTCGGCGATGGCGATCCGTCGCACCGGTCGGGACCGGATGAATACCACCGTCTTGCCGTCGGGGGTCAGCGTGGCGGCACCTTCATCCGCGGCGGTGTG
Coding sequences:
- a CDS encoding CHRD domain-containing protein — its product is MTIAVIGLAAAPGPRPVIHHAQSVKYTAEMSGASETPATTSTATGTATLTLTGSMLHYDVTVHNLSNTATAAHIHVGAAGVAGPPVYTFTVKHIKDGTVASGTLDLRKGANPGISGDSLKTLLNNGNAYVNVHTATNPNGEIRGQVMKH